The following are from one region of the Ignavibacteriota bacterium genome:
- a CDS encoding response regulator, protein MFRDAKILVVDDEQVILNAVSRIASAEGFQVDSDNDASSALKKISQKEYSLILCDIMMPQMDGFSFLDEIQKRRILTPVIMITGFSTVENAVKSLYKGAIDFVPKPFTFEELNSSINRGIRYYRVQKGIEDAKFRNDKTSISYVPGPPKYKRLGNLSWMNLENEGIAVIGATDLFLETIEKLVKIELMENDEEIIQGDTSANLLTSDELIHKLLSPLSGRIIERNEKIINDINLLEKDPYFEGWIYKVIPSNIEFDLKYLVPFASDRL, encoded by the coding sequence ATGTTTAGAGATGCAAAAATATTAGTTGTTGATGATGAACAAGTAATACTCAACGCAGTTTCGAGAATTGCTTCAGCAGAAGGATTCCAGGTTGATTCTGATAATGATGCATCATCTGCATTAAAAAAAATATCGCAGAAAGAGTATTCATTAATTTTATGCGATATAATGATGCCGCAGATGGATGGATTTTCATTTCTGGATGAGATTCAAAAAAGAAGAATTCTGACACCGGTGATTATGATAACCGGATTTTCGACTGTTGAGAATGCGGTGAAATCACTTTACAAAGGTGCGATTGATTTTGTGCCAAAACCATTTACATTCGAAGAGCTAAATAGTTCAATCAACAGAGGTATAAGATATTATCGGGTACAAAAGGGAATCGAAGATGCTAAATTCCGAAATGACAAAACATCAATCTCTTATGTTCCCGGACCACCAAAGTATAAACGACTTGGAAATCTTAGCTGGATGAATCTTGAGAATGAAGGTATTGCCGTGATCGGCGCAACAGATTTATTTCTTGAGACAATCGAAAAACTTGTAAAGATAGAATTGATGGAAAACGATGAAGAAATTATCCAGGGAGATACATCTGCAAATCTTTTAACGAGTGATGAACTCATTCACAAATTACTTTCACCTTTAAGTGGAAGAATTATTGAACGAAATGAAAAAATAATTAATGATATAAACTTACTTGAAAAAGATCCATATTTTGAAGGCTGGATATACAAAGTAATCCCTTCAAATATTGAGTTCGATTTGAAATATCTTGTGCCTTTTGCATCTGACAGATTGTAG
- a CDS encoding copper chaperone PCu(A)C — MNILFSLLFVFFGSGDKIQIKDAWMRPSAEKMTTALYFIIENKSETADTLFKIDSRLAEKVEMHETYSEGEMMGMRKVDMIIIEGGSSFELKPGAHHIMVMKLKQNINDGDKGEFVLHFKQAGEIKITATAKKPK; from the coding sequence ATGAATATTTTATTTTCACTCTTATTCGTCTTCTTTGGCTCCGGAGATAAAATTCAAATCAAAGATGCATGGATGCGACCATCAGCAGAAAAAATGACAACTGCACTTTATTTTATAATTGAAAATAAATCTGAAACTGCGGATACATTATTTAAAATAGATTCCAGGCTCGCTGAAAAGGTTGAAATGCATGAAACGTATTCGGAAGGTGAAATGATGGGTATGCGTAAAGTTGATATGATCATTATCGAAGGAGGAAGTTCTTTTGAATTGAAACCAGGTGCACATCATATTATGGTAATGAAACTAAAGCAAAATATTAATGATGGAGATAAAGGCGAGTTTGTTCTTCACTTTAAACAAGCAGGTGAAATAAAAATTACTGCAACTGCAAAGAAGCCGAAATAA
- a CDS encoding amino acid decarboxylase — protein sequence MRKTMSDMPIEEFRKSGHQLIDWIADYLNDIEKYPPLSQVNPGDILKRIPESPPQKGEDIENVLKDVDKILMDGITHWNHPGFMAYFNSTSSGPGILAELLTAGLGINGMLWKTSPVFTELERAMMNWFRQMIGLPENYWGIIYDTASTSSMHAIASAREQLNLVFREKGMTGREEIPKLRMYCSEHAHSSIEKGAVTLGIGIEGVKKIPVNNKFELIPKKLEQKIVEDFLEGNKPFCVVATVGTTSTTSIDPIEEIAELCEKYNIWLHIDAAYAGVAAMIPEMKWITKAWEKADSIVVNPHKWMFTPMDLSIYFTRKPEILKQAFSLVPEYLKTKVDDEVENLMDYGIQLGRRFRSLKLWFIIRYFGVDGLASRIKNHIKLAKEFAEWVDNENDFELMAPVLFSTICFRYNPGNKTEEELNNLNEKLFEKINFSGKIFLSHTKLNDKFVIRLTIGSIRHERRHIEEAWQIIKKLTHK from the coding sequence ATGAGAAAAACTATGTCAGATATGCCAATTGAAGAATTCAGAAAAAGCGGTCATCAACTAATTGATTGGATTGCTGATTACTTAAATGATATTGAAAAATATCCACCACTGTCACAAGTAAATCCTGGCGATATTCTCAAAAGAATTCCTGAATCTCCACCACAGAAAGGCGAGGACATTGAAAATGTTTTGAAAGATGTTGACAAAATTTTGATGGATGGAATTACTCATTGGAATCATCCGGGGTTTATGGCTTACTTCAATTCAACTTCAAGTGGTCCGGGAATTCTCGCAGAGTTATTGACAGCAGGATTAGGAATAAACGGAATGCTGTGGAAAACTTCTCCTGTTTTCACTGAACTTGAAAGAGCAATGATGAATTGGTTCAGACAAATGATCGGTTTGCCGGAAAATTATTGGGGAATTATTTACGATACTGCTTCAACCAGTTCGATGCATGCGATTGCTTCTGCACGTGAGCAATTGAATTTGGTATTCAGAGAAAAAGGAATGACTGGAAGAGAAGAAATCCCAAAACTCAGAATGTATTGTTCAGAACACGCTCACTCATCAATAGAAAAAGGAGCCGTTACACTTGGAATTGGTATTGAAGGCGTGAAAAAAATTCCTGTCAACAATAAATTTGAATTGATTCCTAAAAAACTTGAGCAGAAAATTGTTGAAGATTTTTTAGAAGGGAATAAACCATTTTGTGTTGTTGCAACAGTTGGAACAACATCAACGACAAGTATCGATCCTATTGAGGAAATTGCTGAATTATGTGAGAAGTATAATATCTGGCTTCACATTGATGCTGCTTATGCTGGAGTTGCTGCAATGATTCCTGAAATGAAATGGATTACAAAAGCCTGGGAGAAAGCAGATTCAATAGTTGTTAATCCTCACAAATGGATGTTCACTCCAATGGATCTGAGCATCTACTTTACACGCAAGCCAGAAATACTTAAGCAAGCATTTAGTCTGGTTCCAGAATATCTTAAAACAAAAGTAGATGATGAAGTAGAAAATTTGATGGATTATGGAATTCAGCTTGGAAGAAGATTTCGTTCACTTAAATTGTGGTTCATCATAAGATATTTTGGAGTAGATGGATTAGCTTCAAGAATTAAAAATCATATTAAACTTGCAAAAGAATTTGCTGAATGGGTTGACAATGAAAATGATTTTGAGTTGATGGCTCCTGTGCTGTTTTCCACTATTTGTTTCAGATACAATCCCGGAAATAAAACAGAGGAAGAATTAAACAATTTAAATGAAAAACTATTTGAAAAAATTAATTTTTCCGGAAAAATATTTTTATCTCACACAAAACTTAATGACAAGTTTGTAATAAGACTGACAATTGGAAGTATAAGGCACGAAAGAAGACATATTGAAGAAGCATGGCAGATTATTAAAAAATTAACTCATAAGTAA
- a CDS encoding VOC family protein: MSNPLISHIEIPSTDLTRSSEFFKKVFNWEFKPFGNGYLLFNNHQGIMAGLRKVESVVKGDSTVFHVTIDNLEQILEKAISAGGHIKTGKTTIPAMGWYAVIFDLDGNSIGLYQKSS, encoded by the coding sequence ATGTCAAATCCACTTATTTCTCATATCGAAATTCCATCTACAGATCTTACACGTTCATCTGAATTTTTCAAAAAAGTTTTTAATTGGGAATTCAAACCTTTCGGGAATGGTTATTTACTCTTTAACAACCATCAGGGAATTATGGCAGGGTTGAGAAAAGTAGAATCTGTAGTTAAAGGGGATAGTACAGTTTTCCACGTAACTATTGATAATCTTGAGCAGATTCTGGAAAAAGCTATTTCTGCCGGTGGTCATATTAAAACCGGAAAAACTACTATCCCCGCAATGGGTTGGTACGCTGTCATTTTTGATCTTGATGGCAACAGCATCGGACTTTATCAAAAAAGCTCATAA
- a CDS encoding methyltransferase domain-containing protein — protein sequence MVKILSNTDFYNEIASGYDDMVSFGKLIEKKSKDLAGFIDDKIKSAADIGCGTGVDSIALSLSGLKVTAFDPSSEMISVAKTNAAIYDSQINFYISSSDEIPKEFNDQFDLVVSLGNTFANIPSNKFAESIQRCYRILKPGGRLLVQILNYANILNNEKRIVNIREGKDNYFIRFYDFYNEYLVFNILTFSKLKPSEQSLISTKLFPHSRADFDRELLKTGFYSIQFFSDLGLSDFNVESKDLVVSAWKK from the coding sequence ATGGTAAAAATTTTATCAAATACCGATTTTTATAATGAAATAGCATCAGGTTATGATGATATGGTGTCGTTTGGAAAATTAATTGAAAAGAAAAGTAAAGATTTAGCCGGATTCATAGATGATAAAATTAAATCTGCTGCAGACATTGGTTGCGGCACCGGTGTTGATTCGATAGCTCTTAGTTTATCAGGATTGAAAGTTACTGCATTCGATCCCTCATCTGAGATGATCAGTGTGGCAAAAACAAATGCAGCCATATATGACAGTCAAATTAATTTCTATATTTCTTCTTCTGACGAAATCCCGAAGGAGTTTAATGATCAATTTGATTTAGTAGTATCTCTTGGAAATACATTCGCTAATATTCCGTCAAACAAATTTGCTGAATCAATACAACGGTGTTATAGGATTCTAAAACCTGGAGGAAGATTATTAGTTCAGATTCTTAATTATGCAAATATTCTGAACAATGAAAAACGAATAGTAAATATCAGAGAGGGAAAAGACAATTATTTTATCAGGTTTTATGATTTTTATAATGAGTATTTAGTCTTCAATATTTTAACTTTCTCAAAATTAAAACCATCTGAACAGTCTCTGATTTCCACAAAACTTTTTCCACATTCTAGAGCGGATTTCGACAGAGAATTGCTCAAGACCGGCTTTTATTCAATTCAGTTTTTCTCAGATCTCGGCTTATCAGATTTTAATGTAGAATCTAAGGACCTGGTTGTCTCTGCATGGAAAAAATAA
- a CDS encoding DUF1282 family protein — MNLVERAKNIIITPKTEWEKVAAEEPNVQQIMVGYVLPLALIPTIASIVGWGVIGILGFTSVTYGIAMGLVQLLNAFLSVLIAAFVIDALAGSFGSAKNFGRAVQLVAYSMTPIWIAGILGILPAIGWLAFLLGLYGLFLLYMGLSPIMKTPEDKKAVYLIVIIIVLIAIYWILTLILTAIFFAVFGLSLLSALTTY, encoded by the coding sequence ATGAACCTTGTTGAACGGGCAAAAAACATTATTATAACTCCCAAAACGGAGTGGGAGAAAGTAGCTGCTGAGGAACCAAATGTTCAGCAGATCATGGTTGGATATGTTCTTCCACTTGCATTAATACCAACGATTGCTTCGATAGTCGGCTGGGGTGTTATTGGCATTTTGGGTTTTACATCCGTTACTTACGGAATTGCCATGGGACTTGTTCAATTGCTAAACGCATTTTTATCAGTACTCATTGCAGCTTTTGTTATTGATGCATTAGCCGGAAGTTTTGGTTCTGCAAAAAACTTTGGACGAGCAGTTCAACTGGTAGCATATTCAATGACGCCAATTTGGATTGCGGGAATACTTGGCATTCTTCCGGCAATAGGTTGGCTTGCGTTTTTACTGGGTTTGTATGGACTGTTTTTGCTATACATGGGCTTATCTCCAATAATGAAAACCCCTGAAGATAAAAAAGCTGTTTACCTGATTGTTATTATTATTGTGCTGATTGCTATCTACTGGATTTTAACGCTGATCCTGACTGCTATTTTCTTTGCAGTATTTGGCTTAAGTCTTCTTTCAGCATTAACAACATATTAA
- a CDS encoding response regulator, with protein MALFVLAVIVFVIADITIRYIAKRVNEKKVHQEREEALKVSLNLDFSREAKTLKRADVENPKARILCVDDESVILDSFRRILVLDGYCVDTVENGKEALGLIQTHSYDFVFTDLKMPEMDGLEVTKSVKHLRPDIDVVIITGFATVETAVDCMKYGAMDYVQKPFTEDELLEFVKKLLIKREDRISKTLKPKVHITHLKEVAGTKAPEFQIPGGVFISDGHCWATVSETGTVKVGIDDFANKVIGKIDSVGLPNLGMVIKKGQSLFTITQGQRTISFKSPVSGKVKEVNKFINSELDSFEISSYEKNYVCEIDADELDSEITSLRIGKSAVSFYQEDIERLQVLKKKTMTSKEAGLEPEGAIFVGEMEKLDDINWKRFAEEFFEK; from the coding sequence ATGGCACTATTTGTATTAGCCGTAATAGTTTTCGTCATTGCTGATATTACAATCAGATATATTGCGAAAAGAGTAAATGAAAAGAAAGTACACCAGGAAAGAGAGGAAGCACTCAAAGTAAGTCTTAATCTTGATTTCAGCAGGGAAGCAAAAACGCTCAAGCGTGCTGACGTAGAAAATCCAAAAGCCAGAATTCTTTGTGTGGATGATGAATCTGTTATTCTCGACAGCTTCAGAAGAATTCTCGTGCTTGACGGATACTGTGTTGATACAGTTGAGAACGGGAAAGAAGCCCTTGGTCTTATTCAAACTCACTCGTATGATTTTGTATTTACAGATTTAAAAATGCCTGAGATGGATGGACTGGAAGTAACCAAATCTGTAAAACATCTCCGACCGGATATTGATGTCGTAATCATTACAGGTTTTGCAACTGTTGAAACTGCTGTTGACTGTATGAAATACGGTGCGATGGATTATGTTCAAAAACCTTTTACAGAAGATGAGCTGCTCGAATTCGTCAAGAAACTGCTTATCAAACGTGAAGATAGAATCAGTAAAACTCTTAAACCGAAAGTTCATATTACACATCTGAAAGAAGTTGCTGGAACAAAAGCTCCCGAATTTCAGATTCCGGGTGGAGTATTTATTTCTGATGGACATTGCTGGGCAACAGTGAGTGAAACAGGAACTGTTAAAGTTGGAATAGATGATTTTGCAAATAAAGTTATCGGGAAAATTGATTCAGTAGGTTTACCAAACTTAGGAATGGTAATTAAGAAAGGACAATCACTCTTTACAATCACTCAGGGACAAAGAACAATCTCATTTAAGTCGCCGGTCAGTGGCAAAGTTAAAGAAGTTAACAAGTTTATAAACAGCGAACTTGATTCATTCGAAATTTCTTCTTATGAAAAAAATTATGTTTGTGAAATAGACGCCGATGAATTGGATTCTGAAATTACTTCATTGAGAATTGGTAAATCTGCAGTTTCATTTTATCAGGAAGATATTGAAAGACTTCAGGTATTAAAAAAGAAAACTATGACCAGCAAAGAAGCCGGACTTGAACCCGAAGGTGCAATTTTCGTTGGAGAAATGGAAAAGCTGGACGATATTAACTGGAAGAGGTTCGCCGAAGAATTTTTCGAGAAGTAG
- a CDS encoding osmotically inducible protein OsmC yields the protein METKKVYLKQVKGLTFTAKGDTNHWITMDGPEKLGGSDAGSRPKELVLMALAGCTGSDVVSILQKKRVNLSDFEINITAQQTETHPKVFSHVDLEYVFYGKDIKEKDVERAIELSTQTYCGVSAMLQKAMTINHTYRIEETEEAKIISA from the coding sequence ATGGAAACAAAAAAAGTTTACCTGAAGCAAGTAAAGGGATTGACATTTACGGCAAAAGGGGATACAAATCATTGGATTACAATGGATGGTCCTGAAAAATTAGGTGGAAGCGATGCTGGTTCAAGACCAAAAGAACTGGTTCTTATGGCATTAGCTGGCTGCACTGGAAGCGATGTTGTGAGCATTCTTCAAAAAAAGCGGGTTAATCTTTCTGATTTTGAAATTAATATCACGGCACAGCAAACCGAAACGCATCCAAAAGTATTTTCACACGTAGATTTGGAATACGTTTTTTACGGAAAAGACATAAAAGAAAAAGATGTTGAAAGAGCAATAGAACTTTCAACTCAAACTTATTGCGGTGTATCTGCAATGCTGCAAAAGGCAATGACTATAAATCATACTTACCGGATTGAAGAGACCGAAGAAGCAAAAATAATTTCAGCTTGA
- a CDS encoding tetratricopeptide repeat protein: protein MNNTVLNTHPIVDEALKNFFDKADRKDFVDKLSIDTVQKDSAKDSTRDRIIDISSSPQTRYQIDQIITFAETRLNEEKFIQFLLYLGQHTIIAGENTIALEIHEKIIHLCNDKIEMTDIGANALLAIGEIYSRQAQWELSISYLDRSIQIFRNENDTRGNIHCQNILGTIHGDQGNLNKAKEHFENALIALQEVKDISLIGTIEINLGIINGMQGNFNEALSYLKRALLNFEKIGDIKRIAEIKQNLGMVYTKKKEYSTAINEFNESIELSIRSNYLQNLGIAYINKAFVYLQQNDFDFAGAFANKSMEIANKINDKLSIAEVYKIKGIINSHKNNIEAAENSLLTAYRLNKDLNNQLNLAEVACELGVLFKKKGELAKAGKYLNEALGYFKKIDSKADITYLEKLVAS from the coding sequence GTGAATAATACAGTATTAAATACTCACCCCATTGTGGATGAAGCGTTAAAAAATTTTTTCGATAAAGCTGATAGAAAAGATTTTGTTGACAAACTGTCCATTGATACTGTTCAAAAGGATAGTGCAAAGGATAGCACCAGAGATCGTATTATAGATATAAGTTCATCACCGCAAACTCGTTACCAGATAGACCAGATAATTACTTTTGCTGAGACAAGATTAAACGAAGAAAAGTTTATTCAATTTTTACTTTATCTTGGTCAGCATACAATCATCGCTGGTGAAAATACGATCGCATTGGAAATACACGAAAAAATTATCCACTTGTGCAATGATAAAATTGAGATGACTGATATCGGAGCTAACGCACTGCTTGCAATAGGTGAGATTTATAGTCGTCAGGCACAATGGGAATTAAGTATAAGTTATCTGGACAGGTCAATTCAGATTTTCCGGAATGAAAACGATACCAGGGGAAACATTCACTGTCAGAATATTCTCGGAACTATTCATGGTGATCAGGGAAATCTAAACAAAGCTAAAGAGCATTTCGAAAATGCATTAATTGCATTGCAGGAAGTAAAGGATATTTCATTAATCGGTACTATTGAAATTAATCTTGGAATAATCAATGGTATGCAAGGTAATTTTAATGAAGCTCTTTCATACCTGAAAAGGGCACTTTTGAATTTTGAAAAAATTGGTGACATAAAAAGAATAGCTGAAATTAAACAGAATCTTGGAATGGTTTATACAAAGAAGAAAGAATATTCAACTGCAATAAATGAGTTCAACGAAAGTATTGAACTATCTATCCGTTCCAATTATTTGCAGAATTTAGGTATCGCTTACATCAACAAAGCTTTTGTTTATCTCCAGCAAAATGACTTTGATTTTGCAGGCGCTTTCGCTAATAAATCTATGGAAATAGCCAACAAAATAAACGATAAACTTTCCATTGCGGAAGTTTATAAAATAAAAGGAATCATTAATAGTCATAAGAACAATATTGAAGCTGCTGAAAATTCTTTGCTCACGGCTTACAGGTTGAATAAAGATTTGAACAACCAGTTAAATTTAGCTGAGGTTGCATGCGAACTTGGTGTCTTGTTTAAGAAAAAAGGCGAGTTAGCGAAAGCCGGTAAATATCTTAATGAAGCACTTGGATATTTTAAAAAGATAGATTCAAAAGCAGATATTACTTACCTTGAAAAATTAGTGGCAAGTTAA
- a CDS encoding SCO family protein, with translation MNKFTPIILVFILILIFSCTEQLPLDKDLTKKSYQLINQDSLNVIFPDVIKGQITVMGFIFTHCPDICPMTTHNMFLTEKKLKEDGIDDVKFVALSFDPERDTPEVLKKFAEARELDFSSWTLLTGERSTINELLKRFDVKAIKTDEAIDSSGNYEYSMMHTDRISLIDENSSLKKNYVGSKLNVEELIKDIKLLKDKK, from the coding sequence ATGAATAAATTTACTCCGATCATATTAGTATTTATCCTGATTTTAATTTTTTCGTGCACCGAGCAACTGCCTCTTGATAAAGATTTGACAAAGAAAAGTTATCAATTAATTAATCAGGATAGCCTGAACGTGATTTTTCCTGATGTTATAAAGGGACAAATTACTGTAATGGGATTTATCTTCACTCATTGTCCTGACATTTGTCCGATGACGACTCACAATATGTTTCTGACAGAAAAAAAACTAAAGGAAGATGGAATTGATGACGTAAAATTCGTGGCGTTAAGTTTTGATCCTGAAAGAGATACTCCGGAAGTACTTAAAAAATTTGCAGAAGCGCGTGAGCTGGATTTTAGTAGCTGGACATTGTTAACCGGTGAGAGAAGCACTATCAATGAGTTGTTAAAAAGGTTTGATGTAAAAGCCATCAAAACAGATGAAGCAATAGATTCGTCCGGTAACTATGAATATTCGATGATGCATACAGATAGAATTTCTCTTATTGATGAAAACTCCAGCCTGAAGAAAAATTATGTGGGCAGCAAATTAAACGTTGAAGAATTAATTAAAGACATAAAATTATTAAAGGATAAAAAATGA